A DNA window from Acidobacteriota bacterium contains the following coding sequences:
- a CDS encoding sigma-54-dependent Fis family transcriptional regulator → MAKKGSVLICDDEEIMRDVLETILSGAGYKVELAKTGEEAMEVYTQKPFDVVLMDVSMPGIGGLTALEGLIKLDPEAVVLMVTAYATFDTAISAWEKGAAGVIRKPFQNEQIIALVGKGIKKRRKEEERQTLRQAMVRSVNREGFIGRSEVMETVFRLVERVAQARSTVLITGESGTGKELVAKAIHESSPRSGDPFVVVNCSNIPSELLESELFGHTKGAFTGAVAAKKGLFEVADTGSIFLDEIGDLRPETQVRLLRVLQEREFTPVGDTTPVKVDVRIIAATNVDLKEAVRNGQFREDLYYRLSVVPLELPPLRERREDILPLTQHFIRKYAAENGREISETVGPDVLSLLESYNYPGNVRELENIIERAIVIAPGNEITVECLRPEVRDPELAFQMIADTEGVSSDIDLARGVNFYDEVKRFEIDLIRRALDQTGGHQSRAARLLGLNATTLNSKIKSYNLFRKD, encoded by the coding sequence ATGGCTAAGAAAGGTTCGGTCCTAATTTGCGATGACGAAGAGATAATGCGTGACGTGCTCGAAACGATACTTTCGGGTGCGGGGTATAAGGTCGAACTCGCGAAAACCGGCGAGGAGGCGATGGAGGTATATACTCAAAAGCCCTTCGACGTCGTTTTGATGGACGTTTCGATGCCGGGCATAGGCGGATTGACCGCACTTGAAGGCCTGATCAAGCTCGACCCGGAAGCGGTGGTTCTCATGGTGACCGCGTACGCGACCTTTGACACAGCGATCTCTGCTTGGGAAAAGGGGGCGGCAGGCGTTATTCGCAAACCGTTTCAAAACGAGCAGATAATTGCTCTCGTTGGTAAGGGCATTAAGAAACGCCGGAAGGAAGAAGAACGGCAGACGCTTCGACAGGCGATGGTCCGCTCGGTAAATCGCGAAGGCTTTATCGGACGTTCGGAGGTGATGGAAACTGTTTTCCGCCTGGTCGAACGGGTTGCTCAGGCCCGATCAACCGTGCTCATCACCGGCGAGAGCGGAACCGGAAAGGAACTCGTTGCGAAAGCGATCCACGAATCCAGTCCGCGGTCCGGCGATCCATTTGTTGTCGTGAACTGCTCGAACATTCCTTCAGAATTGCTCGAATCGGAACTGTTCGGCCACACAAAAGGAGCTTTCACCGGGGCGGTCGCCGCGAAGAAAGGTTTGTTCGAAGTTGCTGACACAGGCTCTATATTTCTCGATGAGATCGGCGACCTTCGGCCGGAGACGCAGGTTCGCCTGCTGCGTGTTTTGCAGGAGCGTGAGTTTACGCCGGTTGGCGATACAACGCCCGTGAAGGTCGATGTCAGGATCATCGCCGCAACAAACGTTGATCTGAAAGAGGCCGTCCGAAACGGACAGTTTCGAGAGGATCTGTACTATCGTTTGTCCGTCGTGCCGCTCGAACTGCCGCCCTTACGCGAACGCCGAGAGGATATTCTGCCGCTTACGCAGCATTTCATCAGAAAATATGCGGCTGAGAATGGCCGGGAGATCTCGGAAACGGTGGGGCCGGACGTACTATCGCTGCTGGAGAGTTACAATTATCCGGGCAATGTTCGCGAACTTGAGAACATTATCGAGCGTGCGATAGTCATTGCCCCTGGCAATGAGATTACGGTTGAATGTCTCCGGCCCGAAGTTCGAGATCCGGAGCTCGCCTTTCAAATGATCGCGGATACCGAAGGTGTTTCTAGTGACATCGATCTTGCCCGCGGCGTCAATTTTTACGACGAAGTTAAACGCTTTGAGATAGATCTCATCCGCCGGGCGCTTGACCAAACTGGCGGCCACCAATCGCGTGCAGCCCGTCTGCTCGGGCTAAATGCCACCACTCTCAACTCAAAGATCAAATCCTACAATCTCTTCAGGAAGGACTAG
- a CDS encoding methyltransferase domain-containing protein: MQQSYDKHAHRYDRMLAPIERHYLAKLRRETLGLLPDNGTILEIGAGTGANFKFYPRCKRAIASEISFNMIEIAKGRSAFISLVQADGQDLPFPANHFDAAFATLVFCSIPKPEKALAEIIRVLKPGGRLILLEHVRPTGLLGPVFDLLNFVTVALIEDHFNRRTADLVRAGGFQNVTEKRYLAGILNLIVGEIKTQGS; the protein is encoded by the coding sequence GTGCAGCAGTCCTACGACAAACACGCCCACCGCTACGACCGGATGCTCGCTCCGATCGAGCGGCACTACCTCGCGAAACTCCGGCGTGAAACGCTCGGCCTGCTTCCCGATAACGGCACTATCCTCGAGATCGGTGCCGGAACAGGAGCAAACTTCAAATTCTATCCCAGGTGCAAGCGGGCGATCGCGAGTGAGATATCCTTCAATATGATCGAGATAGCTAAGGGCAGATCGGCATTCATCAGCCTCGTGCAGGCTGATGGACAAGATCTGCCTTTCCCCGCAAATCATTTCGATGCCGCATTTGCAACGTTGGTTTTCTGCTCGATACCCAAACCTGAGAAAGCCCTCGCCGAGATCATTCGTGTCCTCAAACCCGGCGGCAGACTTATCCTACTCGAACACGTCCGCCCGACGGGATTGCTCGGACCGGTTTTCGATCTTCTAAATTTCGTGACGGTCGCTCTCATCGAAGACCACTTCAACCGCCGTACGGCTGATTTGGTTCGGGCGGGCGGGTTTCAAAACGTCACCGAAAAAAGATACCTCGCGGGAATCCTAAACCTGATCGTCGGCGAAATTAAGACACAGGGCAGCTAA
- the sppA gene encoding signal peptide peptidase SppA, producing MAMSKTSKVFLILGGLLLVLLIVGVIGLVLISRSVGQPNVASNSVLVLKLAGDLPDYVAEEPLAKAFGIAQAQSFTSLLTQLRKAKVDNRIGAVMLDIDFPGIGWGKADELRDAIKEFKTGGKPVYAYMEIGTNKEYYIATAADKIFLPPSGDIYVNGFAAEAMFYKGSLDKLGIEAEVIQIGPKYKNAPDQYTKKEMGEGQREVINALLDEYFGRFTAAIAESRKKSVEDVNTLIDAAPYNAVKAKSIGLIDDALYRDQVENDLKAKLGYKETDKLRTVSGGDYREIPSDSLGLNKGERVAVIYASGAINIGPSSSGPLNGEMVGSDTLVEAINDAGNDKSIKAIVLRVDSPGGSALASDLMWHAIENAKAKKPVVVSMADVAASGGYYIACNANKIVAQPSTVTGSIGMFMGKPVMKGLYDWLGISNEYVMRGKNAGIFRETEKWTPEERAKMEEMAQSVYYDNFVPKVAKGRSKTDEEVNTLGQGRVWTGTQAKANGLVDEFGGLEKAIDIAKELASLPADKDIRRVVFPEPRPFLEQYFGRGNAEASAEQKTQAAILGSLPRDVRRSFRFAAMLDQMQRGQAMLLMPYELNIK from the coding sequence ATGGCAATGTCAAAAACTTCAAAAGTCTTTCTCATATTGGGTGGTTTACTGCTCGTTCTCCTGATCGTTGGTGTGATCGGACTGGTTCTGATCTCGCGATCTGTGGGACAGCCGAATGTTGCGAGCAACAGTGTTCTCGTCCTCAAGCTGGCCGGCGACCTGCCAGATTACGTTGCGGAAGAACCTCTCGCCAAAGCCTTTGGGATCGCCCAGGCTCAGTCTTTTACAAGTTTGCTAACGCAGCTTCGCAAAGCTAAGGTCGACAATCGCATCGGAGCGGTCATGCTTGATATCGACTTTCCCGGCATTGGCTGGGGCAAGGCGGACGAGCTTCGCGACGCGATCAAGGAGTTCAAAACGGGCGGGAAACCGGTTTACGCCTACATGGAGATCGGCACGAACAAGGAATACTATATTGCGACCGCAGCCGACAAGATATTCCTGCCGCCATCCGGCGACATTTACGTTAATGGCTTTGCCGCCGAGGCGATGTTCTACAAGGGCTCGCTCGATAAACTCGGCATCGAGGCCGAGGTCATTCAGATAGGCCCAAAATACAAGAACGCTCCCGACCAGTACACCAAGAAAGAGATGGGCGAAGGCCAGCGTGAGGTCATCAATGCCCTGCTCGACGAATATTTCGGCCGATTCACGGCCGCCATCGCCGAGTCGCGAAAGAAATCTGTCGAGGACGTAAATACTCTGATCGACGCCGCTCCTTACAACGCAGTAAAAGCAAAATCGATCGGCCTCATCGACGATGCACTTTATCGCGATCAGGTCGAGAATGATCTGAAAGCAAAGCTTGGTTATAAAGAGACCGACAAGCTTCGCACCGTCAGCGGCGGAGACTACCGTGAGATACCGTCCGACAGCCTTGGACTCAATAAGGGCGAACGCGTCGCCGTTATTTACGCGTCAGGAGCAATAAACATCGGCCCGTCTAGCAGCGGCCCGCTTAACGGTGAAATGGTCGGTTCCGACACTCTGGTCGAGGCGATCAATGATGCCGGGAACGACAAGTCGATCAAGGCCATCGTCCTGCGCGTCGATTCGCCGGGCGGTTCGGCACTTGCTTCGGATCTGATGTGGCATGCGATCGAGAACGCGAAAGCCAAAAAACCTGTGGTCGTATCAATGGCTGACGTTGCTGCTTCCGGCGGCTATTACATCGCGTGCAACGCGAATAAGATCGTCGCCCAGCCCTCGACAGTGACGGGATCGATCGGAATGTTTATGGGCAAACCAGTAATGAAAGGGCTTTACGACTGGCTCGGGATCTCAAACGAATATGTAATGCGCGGCAAAAACGCCGGCATCTTCCGCGAGACCGAAAAATGGACGCCTGAAGAGCGTGCCAAAATGGAAGAGATGGCTCAAAGCGTCTATTACGACAACTTCGTTCCAAAGGTCGCCAAGGGCCGCAGCAAAACTGACGAGGAGGTCAACACCCTCGGCCAGGGCCGCGTTTGGACCGGCACGCAAGCCAAGGCAAATGGGCTCGTTGATGAATTCGGCGGACTCGAAAAAGCGATCGACATCGCTAAAGAGCTTGCGTCGCTCCCGGCAGATAAGGACATTCGCCGCGTCGTCTTCCCCGAACCGCGTCCATTCCTGGAACAGTATTTCGGCCGCGGCAACGCCGAAGCCTCAGCCGAACAAAAAACTCAGGCCGCGATCCTCGGATCGCTGCCCAGAGACGTCCGCCGCTCATTCCGCTTCGCCGCCATGCTTGACCAAATGCAGCGAGGCCAGGCAATGCTTCTGATGCCGTATGAGCTAAACATCAAGTAG
- a CDS encoding carboxypeptidase regulatory-like domain-containing protein has product MRKVLFTLVLLLISSAMAFAQGTTGRLAGTVSGPDGLLPGAKVVAKDNSTGREVTVTTDSSGSYQFNQLEFGTYTIRVSATGFKTLVGSEQKIDIGRAATFDAVLQVGDVAAEVLVTAGADVVTSGTAQVSSTISPQQIMTLPLVTRSPLSLTLLQAGTSSNGATTINGMRTSMTNITRDGINIQDTFIRSNATDFAPGRPSVDDTAEFTITTTNQEADQGYGSAQIRLVTPRGTKNVTGALFAYNRNNGFAANNFFNNRSTTPSISAKPSFRNRWQYGGKFSSPLWLPGFGEGGPQIIKDKAVFFFSYEGIKDPVSGAATRTILTPTAQTGGFTYQRTNSTSVTPFCASQTIGSTCTIPNILGFAVSNGLAVPSTVDPIIQARVLSKLPTTSNFTGGDGFNTAGYRLLRRQDQTRDQYASRFDFDINDANSLLFIYNYNKEVNLRPDIDTSGFSAVPDGEQSSDNKQYTAAYRRVFSSNIVNEVRGGLFKSEVPFYRLSSAPEYHLAIPLVSNPGNTFGNQGRSTKSWNLQSNGDWIAGKHSFKFGGQLQFFDVNAYNDSPNGNIVPTVTVGIGTNTPQFAATQFSNIGGISTAQLGTANAMLGLFAGLVNSTNRMYSVPDLATGFQSTRVNEPYKHGAHSLYFADRWQVNSQLTLSLGVRWEYYPPLNLGTGVALEPLISNLDDPLPSLLSTAGSYVPVGTNAGKEKSYYKPQYDNFAPNLGFAWTPSFEGGLGKFLFGKRSVIRGGYSHSFGNDSIITSIRNAAVGNQGLAATNISVPNQNGRLSGSFTLPSTPTFIPPPRSYLQNNTSAFGFFGTVFATDPNIEVTRVKQYSLGIQREFWGNTAFEVRYVGTDSNNMVRSVDYNQIDIRSNGFAADFIRARNNDRLCQATAGCTTGAGFNAAIAGSQALPVFGLLGGNALLTNATILGQIRAGTPADLALVYIQNNLNNHPSVATPGAVPFIKFLPNPASGVVNLLQNGAYYKYNSLQTEVRRRFSQGLYFQANYTFSKNIGNASASNGSQSLVEPYLDNLQPELDRTRVDFDQTHAFNFNGVYQLPFGKGRAFLNNGGIVDTIFGGWELSGIASWNSGAPITFVDPRGTLNRAGRSGRQTANTSLTTPQLRALLGTFEKDGRIYWIDPSIICSNGAGTAGVGQTPCAGQVFFNVDPGQTGTLGRATINAPAFFNIDAALLKNFRFNSDGTTRLQFRVEAFNVLNKVNFFPGATIQNVNSTSFGQVTSAGAARQLQLALRFEF; this is encoded by the coding sequence ATGAGAAAAGTTTTATTTACTCTCGTTTTGCTTTTGATCTCTTCGGCAATGGCATTTGCCCAGGGAACGACCGGTAGGCTCGCGGGCACTGTGTCGGGACCCGATGGATTACTTCCAGGGGCAAAAGTCGTCGCAAAAGACAACAGCACAGGCAGAGAGGTCACAGTAACTACCGATAGCTCTGGATCATACCAGTTTAACCAGCTCGAATTCGGTACCTACACGATCAGAGTTTCAGCCACCGGCTTTAAGACGCTCGTCGGTAGCGAGCAAAAGATCGACATCGGCCGTGCGGCCACCTTCGACGCAGTCCTTCAGGTTGGCGATGTCGCGGCTGAGGTACTTGTAACAGCGGGAGCTGACGTCGTCACTTCCGGCACGGCACAGGTCAGCAGCACGATCAGCCCTCAGCAGATCATGACCCTGCCGCTCGTCACCCGCAGCCCGCTTTCGTTGACACTGCTGCAGGCAGGAACGTCATCGAACGGTGCGACCACGATCAACGGTATGCGTACCTCGATGACCAACATCACGAGAGACGGTATCAATATTCAGGATACCTTCATCCGATCCAACGCAACGGACTTCGCTCCGGGCCGCCCGTCGGTGGATGATACCGCTGAGTTCACGATCACAACAACCAACCAGGAAGCAGACCAGGGCTATGGTTCTGCACAGATCCGCCTCGTGACACCGCGCGGCACCAAGAATGTCACCGGAGCTCTTTTTGCATATAACCGTAACAATGGTTTTGCAGCAAATAACTTCTTCAATAATCGAAGCACGACCCCGTCTATCTCGGCCAAGCCGTCCTTCCGTAATCGCTGGCAGTACGGCGGCAAGTTCAGCTCCCCGCTTTGGCTGCCTGGTTTTGGAGAGGGAGGTCCGCAGATCATTAAAGACAAGGCGGTTTTCTTCTTCTCGTATGAAGGAATTAAGGACCCTGTAAGCGGCGCGGCAACCCGCACCATCCTGACGCCAACGGCACAGACCGGCGGATTCACATACCAACGTACCAACAGCACCTCAGTCACGCCGTTCTGCGCATCGCAGACGATCGGCAGCACCTGCACGATCCCGAACATACTCGGCTTCGCTGTTTCGAATGGCCTGGCGGTCCCTTCGACGGTAGATCCGATCATTCAGGCACGCGTCCTCTCGAAACTCCCGACGACAAGCAACTTCACTGGTGGTGACGGTTTTAACACCGCCGGCTATCGTCTGCTTCGCCGTCAGGACCAGACCCGTGACCAGTACGCATCGCGGTTTGATTTTGACATCAACGATGCGAACTCATTGCTGTTCATCTATAACTACAACAAAGAGGTCAATCTCAGGCCTGACATCGACACCAGCGGTTTTTCGGCGGTGCCGGATGGCGAACAGTCGTCGGATAACAAACAGTACACCGCAGCTTACAGACGCGTGTTCTCATCGAACATCGTGAACGAGGTTCGCGGTGGCCTTTTCAAATCAGAGGTACCGTTCTATCGCTTGAGCAGCGCTCCTGAATATCACCTCGCGATCCCGCTTGTATCGAACCCTGGAAACACTTTTGGTAACCAGGGTCGTTCGACCAAGTCATGGAACCTTCAGTCTAACGGTGACTGGATCGCTGGAAAGCACAGCTTTAAGTTCGGAGGACAGCTACAGTTCTTCGACGTTAACGCGTATAACGATTCGCCGAACGGCAACATCGTACCTACGGTGACGGTCGGTATCGGAACAAATACGCCGCAGTTCGCTGCAACACAGTTTTCGAACATCGGCGGCATAAGCACCGCACAGCTCGGCACTGCTAACGCAATGCTTGGACTGTTTGCAGGTCTTGTTAACTCAACTAACCGCATGTACAGCGTGCCTGACCTCGCGACTGGCTTCCAGTCGACACGTGTTAACGAACCTTACAAGCATGGTGCACATTCACTCTACTTTGCGGACCGCTGGCAGGTAAATTCACAGTTGACGCTGTCGCTCGGCGTTCGCTGGGAATACTATCCGCCCCTAAACCTCGGTACGGGTGTGGCACTTGAGCCGCTGATCTCGAACCTCGATGATCCGCTCCCGTCGCTCTTGTCGACCGCTGGTTCGTATGTTCCGGTTGGAACGAATGCGGGCAAGGAAAAGTCCTACTACAAGCCGCAGTACGACAACTTCGCACCGAACCTCGGTTTTGCTTGGACGCCTAGTTTTGAAGGCGGCCTCGGCAAATTCCTTTTCGGCAAACGCTCGGTCATCCGTGGCGGTTACAGCCATTCGTTCGGTAACGACTCGATCATTACATCGATCCGTAATGCCGCAGTTGGTAACCAAGGCCTCGCAGCAACCAACATCTCGGTACCCAACCAGAACGGACGGCTTTCGGGCAGCTTCACGCTTCCGTCAACCCCGACGTTCATTCCGCCTCCGCGCAGCTATCTGCAGAACAACACGAGTGCCTTCGGTTTCTTTGGAACGGTTTTCGCGACCGATCCGAATATCGAAGTCACGCGTGTAAAGCAGTACAGCTTGGGTATTCAGCGTGAATTCTGGGGCAACACTGCTTTCGAAGTTCGCTATGTTGGTACCGACAGTAACAACATGGTGCGAAGCGTTGATTACAACCAGATCGACATTCGCAGCAATGGATTTGCAGCGGACTTCATTCGTGCAAGAAACAATGACCGCTTGTGTCAGGCAACAGCCGGCTGCACCACGGGTGCTGGCTTCAACGCGGCAATTGCCGGCAGCCAGGCATTGCCTGTTTTCGGCCTCCTTGGTGGCAACGCCCTTCTCACGAATGCAACCATCCTCGGACAGATCCGTGCTGGAACGCCAGCCGATCTCGCTCTTGTCTATATCCAGAACAACCTGAACAACCATCCTTCGGTTGCGACTCCTGGTGCGGTTCCGTTCATCAAGTTCCTGCCAAACCCGGCATCGGGCGTAGTCAACTTGCTGCAGAATGGTGCTTACTACAAGTACAATTCGCTTCAGACGGAAGTTCGACGTCGTTTTTCGCAGGGCTTATACTTCCAGGCTAACTACACGTTCTCGAAGAATATCGGAAACGCGTCGGCCTCGAATGGTTCGCAGTCCCTGGTTGAACCGTATCTGGACAACCTGCAGCCTGAACTTGACCGTACGCGAGTTGATTTTGATCAGACGCACGCGTTCAATTTCAACGGTGTTTATCAGCTCCCGTTTGGAAAAGGCCGAGCGTTTTTAAACAACGGCGGTATTGTAGATACGATCTTCGGCGGCTGGGAACTGTCGGGTATCGCTAGCTGGAACTCGGGTGCACCGATTACCTTTGTCGATCCGCGAGGAACGCTTAATCGTGCAGGACGCTCGGGACGCCAGACGGCAAATACTAGCCTCACTACTCCACAACTTCGTGCACTGCTCGGAACATTTGAAAAAGACGGCCGCATCTACTGGATCGATCCGTCAATCATCTGTTCGAACGGTGCCGGAACTGCCGGAGTCGGACAAACCCCTTGCGCTGGTCAGGTGTTCTTCAACGTTGATCCAGGCCAGACCGGGACCCTTGGACGTGCGACCATCAATGCACCGGCGTTTTTCAACATCGATGCCGCGTTGCTGAAGAACTTCAGGTTCAACAGCGATGGCACCACGCGTCTTCAGTTCCGCGTTGAAGCGTTCAACGTTCTGAATAAGGTTAACTTCTTCCCAGGTGCAACCATCCAGAACGTCAACAGCACTTCGTTCGGCCAGGTCACGAGTGCCGGTGCTGCTCGCCAGCTTCAGTTGGCTCTTAGGTTCGAGTTCTAG